A genomic window from Xyrauchen texanus isolate HMW12.3.18 chromosome 15, RBS_HiC_50CHRs, whole genome shotgun sequence includes:
- the plekhf2 gene encoding pleckstrin homology domain-containing family F member 2, translating into MVDRLANSEANSKRITVVEACFGTAGQPLAIPGRVLIGEGILTKLCRKKPKARQFFLFNDILVYGNIVIQKKKYNKQHIIPLESVTIDTVEDEGELRNGWLIKTPTKSFAVYAATATEKSEWMSHIRKCVSDLLEKSGKSPTGEHAAVWVPDSEASICMRCQKVKFTPVSRRHHCRKCGFVVCGPCSEKKFLLPSQSSKPVRVCEFCYKQLSTGATLPPRSDSYSQHGPDFSTNISDDEDEDDSSD; encoded by the coding sequence ATGGTGGACCGCTTGGCGAACAGCGAGGCCAACTCCAAACGTATTACAGTCGTTGAAGCCTGCTTCGGTACGGCAGGCCAACCGCTGGCTATTCCAGGTCGTGTGCTCATCGGAGAGGGCATACTCACAAAGTTGTGCCGCAAAAAGCCTAAAGCTCGGCAGTTCTTCCTCTTCAATGACATCCTGGTGTACGGCAACATCGTTATCCAGAAGAAAAAGTACAATAAGCAACACATCATCCCTTTAGAGAGCGTCACCATAGACACCGTAGAGGATGAAGGCGAACTGCGCAATGGCTGGCTCATTAAAACACCCACCAAATCATTTGCCGTCTACGCCGCCACGGCAACAGAGAAATCCGAGTGGATGAGCCACATTAGGAAGTGCGTCTCGGACCTGCTAGAAAAAAGCGGGAAATCTCCCACCGGGGAGCACGCGGCAGTGTGGGTCCCTGACTCGGAGGCGTCCATATGCATGCGATGTCAAAAGGTGAAATTCACGCCGGTCAGCAGACGCCACCACTGCAGGAAGTGCGGATTTGTTGTGTGTGGCCCCTGTTCGGAAAAGAAGTTCCTGCTTCCCAGTCAGTCATCCAAACCAGTGCGCGTGTGTGAGTTCTGTTACAAACAACTCTCAACGGGTGCCACCCTGCCCCCACGCTCAGACTCCTACAGTCAACATGGCCCTGATTTCTCCACCAACATCTCTGATGACGAAGATGAGGATGACAGCAGTGACTGA